From a single Collibacillus ludicampi genomic region:
- a CDS encoding transposase domain-containing protein, which yields MFSNTPRGAKASAIIYSIIETAKENGLHPYSYLTYLFEKLPNLDMKDKDFLDQLLPWSESLPLTCRTIKKNT from the coding sequence TTGTTCTCCAATACCCCGCGTGGTGCAAAGGCGAGTGCGATCATTTACAGTATCATAGAGACAGCGAAAGAAAATGGATTACATCCCTATTCCTATCTTACCTATCTCTTTGAGAAACTACCTAACCTAGATATGAAAGACAAAGATTTCTTAGATCAGCTTCTCCCTTGGTCAGAAAGCCTACCGCTTACCTGCCGGACTATAAAAAAGAATACGTAA
- a CDS encoding transposase, which yields MEPDPYYNRRSPKECDWLKKQNAELTAKLKWYEEQFRLSQQRRFGSSSERTNADQLELLTKPRWRQIPL from the coding sequence ATTGAACCCGACCCCTACTACAATAGAAGATCTCCAAAAGAATGCGATTGGCTGAAAAAGCAAAATGCGGAACTGACCGCCAAACTGAAGTGGTATGAGGAGCAGTTTCGTCTTAGCCAACAGCGCCGGTTTGGCTCTTCGAGCGAACGAACGAATGCCGATCAGCTTGAGCTTTTAACGAAGCCGAGGTGGAGGCAGATCCCACTGTAG
- the tnpB gene encoding IS66 family insertion sequence element accessory protein TnpB (TnpB, as the term is used for proteins encoded by IS66 family insertion elements, is considered an accessory protein, since TnpC, encoded by a neighboring gene, is a DDE family transposase.) has product MLSEAIVERVYLACGSTDLRKSIDGLAVLVKEEFELDPFSPCLFVFCNRKRDKLKILHWEHNGFWLYYRRLEKGKFQWPEEASSVPLKISRRELRWLLDGLSLEQRQAHPAVTARTIV; this is encoded by the coding sequence ATGCTAAGCGAAGCTATTGTAGAGCGAGTATATCTGGCCTGCGGAAGCACCGATCTACGGAAATCGATTGACGGGTTAGCTGTGCTCGTCAAGGAAGAGTTTGAACTCGACCCTTTCTCGCCCTGTCTCTTCGTTTTCTGCAATCGAAAGCGAGATAAACTGAAGATTCTTCATTGGGAACACAACGGTTTCTGGCTCTATTACCGCCGGTTAGAGAAAGGAAAATTTCAGTGGCCGGAAGAAGCGAGCTCCGTACCGTTGAAAATCAGTCGTCGGGAGTTGCGTTGGCTACTCGATGGTTTATCTCTCGAACAGCGACAAGCTCACCCTGCGGTGACCGCGCGCACAATCGTATGA
- the tnpA gene encoding IS66 family insertion sequence element accessory protein TnpA, with protein sequence MSHAELRKEWEVRIAAFRASGQSASAWCRAHQLKLHQFRYWLRKIEHKEAAVTPSSKWISAEVDGQTDESRNTLLVRVGQVTVEIQPGFDPALLADVVRTLQTLC encoded by the coding sequence ATGTCCCATGCAGAACTGAGAAAAGAGTGGGAGGTACGGATCGCCGCTTTTCGGGCTAGCGGACAGAGCGCATCAGCTTGGTGTAGAGCTCATCAGTTGAAGCTTCATCAGTTCCGGTATTGGCTCCGGAAGATTGAACACAAAGAAGCCGCTGTGACCCCATCATCCAAGTGGATATCGGCAGAAGTGGACGGGCAGACTGACGAGTCTAGAAACACCTTGCTCGTTAGAGTAGGGCAAGTAACCGTAGAGATCCAGCCTGGCTTTGATCCTGCGCTGCTGGCCGACGTCGTGCGAACACTCCAAACGTTATGCTAA
- a CDS encoding stage II sporulation protein M, producing MSWITEEYRHFRQDYLKLFIFYYLTSIVVIIFAYFFYKTNHYAVDVLHNQYIANGKEQGLHTNDEAPWSDFLIIFFNNCWNVFLIVVLGLIPVLVIPFLILIINMTNTGILLVYGQNHTGISPVRLFVHGILPHGIFEMTAVILSIVLGTRLSWRVLLKLIKKGGELKRVVKQSLLTYLRVIMPLLFIAALIESFITPYFLNRING from the coding sequence ATGTCTTGGATAACCGAAGAATATAGACATTTTCGACAAGATTATCTTAAACTTTTTATATTTTACTATCTTACTTCCATTGTAGTTATAATATTCGCGTATTTTTTCTATAAAACGAATCATTATGCAGTTGATGTCTTGCACAATCAATATATCGCCAATGGTAAGGAGCAGGGTCTTCACACCAATGATGAAGCACCTTGGAGTGATTTTCTTATTATTTTTTTTAATAATTGCTGGAACGTCTTTTTGATTGTTGTTCTCGGTCTTATTCCTGTATTAGTAATACCATTCCTGATTCTTATTATTAATATGACAAATACTGGTATTCTATTAGTGTATGGACAAAATCACACAGGTATTAGTCCAGTTCGTCTTTTTGTTCATGGAATTTTACCACATGGTATCTTCGAAATGACTGCAGTGATACTTTCAATTGTACTTGGCACAAGATTGAGTTGGCGTGTACTACTTAAACTGATTAAAAAAGGTGGAGAATTGAAGAGAGTTGTAAAACAAAGTCTATTAACGTATTTAAGAGTCATTATGCCCTTGCTATTTATTGCCGCACTGATCGAATCATTCATTACCCCTTATTTTCTTAATCGTATTAACGGATAA
- a CDS encoding haloacid dehalogenase type II: protein MIEAVVFDAYGTLFDVNSVIDACEQLYPGKGTFISQTWRQKQLEYTWLRALMNRFVDFEAINRDSLRFSLNKLKLEFSEDTIEKLTAAYLNLTPYPEVVDALNAFQPRQLLILSNGTSKMLHIVVENAGLESYFTAILSVDALKTYKPNPQVYQLAVTKLGISKEKVLFLSSNGWDVAGSKSFGFTVGWINRTGNPIEELGVQPDYQVQDLLELAHLISR from the coding sequence ATGATTGAGGCAGTAGTCTTTGACGCATATGGAACGTTATTTGATGTGAATTCAGTCATCGACGCCTGTGAACAATTGTACCCCGGTAAGGGGACTTTCATTAGCCAAACTTGGCGTCAGAAACAACTCGAATACACATGGCTACGGGCACTTATGAACAGATTTGTGGATTTTGAAGCTATTAACCGGGACTCGCTACGGTTCTCGTTAAACAAGTTGAAGCTGGAATTTAGTGAGGACACGATCGAGAAATTAACAGCCGCCTACCTGAACCTTACTCCCTATCCCGAAGTGGTCGACGCATTGAATGCATTCCAGCCTCGGCAACTCCTGATCTTGTCTAATGGAACCAGTAAGATGCTACACATCGTGGTTGAAAATGCCGGATTAGAATCGTACTTTACTGCGATTTTAAGCGTGGACGCACTAAAAACTTATAAACCAAATCCACAGGTCTATCAACTTGCTGTCACCAAGTTAGGGATCTCCAAAGAAAAAGTTTTATTTCTTTCATCAAACGGGTGGGATGTGGCCGGTTCCAAATCGTTCGGTTTTACCGTCGGTTGGATCAACCGTACGGGCAATCCAATTGAAGAGCTTGGAGTTCAGCCGGATTATCAGGTACAGGATTTGCTAGAACTGGCACACTTAATTTCCCGGTAG
- a CDS encoding YeiH family protein — protein sequence MTNGDQRGTGVLGEDWWAVILGILFVVAAFVGYQWKMPLNLFKNAIPVEWPTKDLGMHLATNFGSYVLLYLVLLVFTGIAIVNMRGNLKHYVLSFTVLFIVSIIILILGSQHTLKYYGLEYPFWALVIGLIIGNSLRIPDWFQAAASRTEFYIKTSIVLLGANLPFTIILRAGIWGFLEALLIVLSGFTVAFAVGRKLGFDPKFSSVIGAGGSVCGVSAAIAVGNSVKAPEKQIGYVVSLVVLYGLVLIFILPALGKWLHLPDYVTGAWIGGSELADASGLAAASLVSDTAVKAFTLVKLSRDVLIGFLCFIFGTMAVTRWENKQGKPIGARVMWDRFPKFVLAFLVVSGLTTYWQLHAGKSFSNDFTGNLNALRTWFFVLTFFCIGLNTRFRDIRTLGRKPIIAFTAVVLVNFVVGFILANIFFGHIVHPF from the coding sequence ATGACAAATGGTGATCAAAGGGGAACAGGGGTACTCGGCGAAGATTGGTGGGCGGTCATTTTAGGTATTTTGTTTGTCGTAGCAGCTTTTGTGGGATATCAGTGGAAAATGCCGCTGAATCTTTTCAAAAACGCGATACCAGTGGAATGGCCCACCAAAGATTTGGGAATGCATTTAGCCACAAACTTTGGATCTTATGTTCTTCTGTATTTGGTATTATTGGTTTTTACGGGAATTGCCATTGTAAACATGAGGGGAAATCTTAAGCATTATGTACTTTCTTTCACTGTGTTGTTCATCGTTTCGATCATTATTTTAATCTTGGGAAGTCAGCATACGCTGAAGTATTATGGGCTGGAATACCCCTTTTGGGCATTGGTCATTGGTCTGATTATCGGCAACTCACTAAGAATTCCGGATTGGTTCCAGGCTGCGGCGAGTCGAACCGAATTTTATATCAAAACGTCAATTGTGCTGCTAGGGGCCAATTTACCTTTTACGATTATTCTGCGAGCGGGGATATGGGGGTTTCTCGAAGCTTTATTAATTGTTCTTTCTGGGTTTACAGTGGCCTTTGCGGTAGGGCGAAAACTCGGTTTTGATCCAAAGTTTTCTAGTGTTATTGGAGCGGGTGGATCCGTGTGTGGTGTTTCTGCAGCGATCGCTGTGGGAAATAGCGTGAAAGCACCGGAAAAACAAATTGGCTATGTCGTTTCGCTGGTGGTTCTGTATGGATTAGTCTTAATATTTATTCTGCCGGCGCTTGGAAAATGGTTGCATCTCCCTGATTATGTGACGGGGGCATGGATCGGCGGTTCCGAGTTGGCAGATGCCTCAGGTTTGGCGGCTGCATCACTGGTTTCTGATACAGCCGTGAAAGCCTTCACTTTGGTAAAACTCAGCCGTGATGTGTTGATCGGATTTCTATGCTTTATTTTTGGCACCATGGCTGTGACTCGATGGGAGAATAAGCAAGGAAAACCGATCGGTGCTCGGGTCATGTGGGATCGCTTTCCAAAGTTCGTTCTTGCTTTTTTGGTGGTCTCTGGCTTAACCACCTATTGGCAATTGCATGCTGGAAAATCTTTTTCAAACGACTTCACCGGAAATCTTAATGCACTACGTACGTGGTTTTTTGTTCTTACTTTTTTCTGTATTGGATTAAACACAAGGTTTAGAGACATTCGTACCCTTGGGAGAAAGCCAATTATCGCCTTTACAGCCGTGGTGTTGGTCAACTTTGTTGTCGGTTTTATTTTAGCGAACATATTCTTTGGTCATATCGTTCATCCCTTCTAA
- a CDS encoding PadR family transcriptional regulator: MSLPHAILGLLTYKPMSGYDLKSFFDKSIKYFWPAQLSQIYRDLGTLEKKEWVTSHIEPQEGRPDRKVYSITEEGKKELLNWLNKMPQSFTSIVRDETALRMFLGSRIEIDEMIFQMKAFVKEKKETVMALDAIADMIQKSDFDKEKVYWLLSLRKGYRIAEAELKWAEECIEELERYKKILKEKEQDES; the protein is encoded by the coding sequence ATGTCTTTACCGCATGCCATTCTAGGTCTCCTTACGTATAAACCCATGAGCGGATACGACCTAAAATCATTCTTTGATAAATCCATCAAATATTTTTGGCCTGCTCAGTTAAGCCAGATCTATCGCGATCTTGGTACACTTGAGAAAAAAGAGTGGGTGACATCCCATATAGAACCACAAGAAGGACGCCCCGATCGAAAAGTCTATAGCATTACCGAAGAAGGAAAAAAGGAGTTGCTGAATTGGTTGAATAAAATGCCGCAGAGTTTTACCTCCATTGTTCGTGATGAAACAGCGTTACGCATGTTTTTGGGGTCCAGAATTGAAATCGATGAAATGATTTTCCAAATGAAAGCTTTTGTAAAAGAAAAGAAAGAAACGGTTATGGCTTTAGATGCAATTGCAGATATGATTCAGAAAAGTGATTTTGACAAAGAAAAAGTATATTGGTTACTTTCCTTAAGAAAGGGGTATCGAATAGCTGAAGCCGAGCTCAAGTGGGCGGAAGAATGCATAGAAGAACTTGAAAGGTATAAAAAAATACTCAAAGAAAAGGAGCAGGATGAATCATGA
- a CDS encoding nitroreductase family protein, with protein sequence MSIIQLLPEIEERSSITNWSSKSISEETWEILFEAARRAPSSWNRQPARYVVVSEENVKKSVCNALHRTNKWAEKAAGLIVQVADPVDDDRLDGKDYYLYDCGLSMMSLIYQAQSMGITTRQMIGFDEKDMKQILGIPDRYRIVVIAGLGYPSESPVSMKLAQIKHVMTEQHKRYRLEHLVSWQKWGGKSK encoded by the coding sequence ATGAGTATTATTCAACTCTTACCTGAAATTGAAGAAAGAAGCAGTATAACCAATTGGAGTTCCAAGAGCATATCGGAAGAGACCTGGGAGATTCTTTTTGAGGCAGCCAGACGTGCCCCGTCATCTTGGAATCGTCAGCCTGCACGTTATGTCGTGGTTAGTGAGGAAAATGTAAAAAAATCTGTATGTAATGCCTTACATCGTACAAACAAATGGGCAGAAAAAGCGGCGGGTTTAATTGTTCAGGTAGCTGATCCGGTGGATGATGACAGGTTGGATGGAAAAGACTATTATCTTTACGATTGCGGACTTTCGATGATGAGTTTAATCTACCAAGCGCAATCCATGGGGATAACCACACGACAAATGATCGGTTTTGATGAGAAAGACATGAAACAGATCCTAGGAATCCCCGACCGTTATCGAATTGTGGTCATTGCAGGTCTTGGTTATCCTTCAGAATCCCCAGTATCGATGAAATTGGCACAGATTAAACATGTGATGACGGAACAGCACAAACGGTATCGCCTGGAGCATCTTGTTTCATGGCAAAAATGGGGAGGAAAATCCAAATGA
- a CDS encoding CPBP family intramembrane glutamic endopeptidase — protein sequence MKTAVSSFRLSPIKRVQLNKIRLTIDVLGVTLIRLIDPLIHTSFGHTILSIYNVAAWITILTLDPTRIPEFTTTRNQQKKAWLFTLKLLPVILIGLITIALGFQLPVLQQTITPSSVLVVGLGSYMDELLFRNTLQPKLRQWGFSRFGAIATQSLLFAASWWISYNSIGLMVSALFIGLVNGWIVYKYRSLWPVFIISFIWRVII from the coding sequence ATGAAAACGGCCGTTTCCTCTTTCCGACTTTCACCCATAAAACGTGTTCAGTTGAACAAGATTCGATTGACCATTGATGTTCTAGGTGTCACGCTTATTCGCTTGATTGACCCACTGATCCACACTTCCTTTGGTCATACCATACTCTCCATTTACAATGTGGCGGCTTGGATCACCATCCTCACCTTAGATCCTACACGTATACCAGAATTCACGACGACTCGGAATCAACAAAAAAAGGCTTGGCTTTTTACCCTTAAATTACTTCCCGTTATTTTGATAGGTTTGATCACGATTGCACTTGGATTTCAACTACCCGTTCTACAGCAAACCATAACACCAAGCAGTGTATTGGTAGTGGGATTGGGGAGTTATATGGACGAACTTCTTTTCCGCAACACGCTTCAGCCTAAACTGCGTCAATGGGGGTTCTCCCGTTTTGGTGCGATTGCGACACAAAGTCTGTTATTTGCAGCTTCTTGGTGGATTTCCTATAATTCTATAGGTCTGATGGTGTCAGCTCTCTTTATAGGTCTCGTCAATGGTTGGATAGTGTATAAATATCGTTCGCTTTGGCCTGTATTTATCATTAGTTTCATTTGGAGAGTTATTATTTAA